From a region of the Babesia bovis T2Bo chromosome 1, whole genome shotgun sequence genome:
- a CDS encoding putative protein transport protein SEC61 subunit alpha produces MISKMAKGFRFLNLIKPIMPILPEIRTPTRKVPFKEMLMWTGVSLFVFLVCCQIPIYGAVTNKSSDPFYWMRVILASNRGTLMELGISPIVTSSMVMQLLAGSKIIDVDQSLKEDRDLYQAAEKLFGLLVTLGEAVAYVVSGMYGPVSEIGIFKSTVIILQLFMAGVIVILFDEMLQKGYGLGSGISLFIATNICETILWKAFSPTTISTDKGTEFEGALISLFYCFFTKGNKLSAFRDAFYRSHAPNVTNLLATALIFTIVIYLQGFRVDLPIKYQNMRGQRSTYPIKLFYTSNIPIILQTALVSNLYFFSQLIYRRFKNNLFANILGQWQETEHGSSVPVGGIAYYISPPINFKEIINDPIHTLVYITFVLVSCAVFSKTWIEISGSSAKDVARQLRDQRIGMVGYRDSPPSLTKVFGRYIPTAAAFGGMCIGALTILADFLGALGSGTGILLAVTIIYQYHEMMAKEQERSGSLMYT; encoded by the exons ATGATTAGCAAGATGGCTAAAGGTT TTCGGTTCTTAAACTTAATCAAGCCTATTATGCCCATTCTCCCCGAGATACGGACGCCAACAAGAAAG GTGCCATTCAAGGAGATGTTGATGTGGACGGGTGTTTCTCTCTTTGTATTCCTCGTGTGTTGTCAAATTCCAATCTATGGAGCAGTGACAAACAAGTCTTCAGATCCATTTTATTGGATGAGAGTTATTTTAGCTTCTAACAGAGGTACCCTTATGGAATTGGGTATATCGCCCATTGTGACTTCGTCTATGGTAATGCAATTATTGGCTGGTTCGAAGATAATCGACGTTGATCAGTCATtaaaagaagatagagaTCTATATCAGGCTGCAGAAAaat TGTTTGGACTGTTAGTCACGCTCGGTGAGGCTGTGGCATATGTAGTGAGCGGTATGTATGGTCCAGTTTCTGAGATTGGCATTTTTAAGAGTACCGTAATCATCTTACAGCTATTTATGGCGGGTGtaattgttatattgtttGATGAAATGTTGCAAAAGGGTTATGGATTAGGCTCGGGAATATCGCTTTTTATTGCCACTAACATATGTGAGACCATTCTGTGGAAGGCTTTTAGTCCAACTACGATTAGTACAGATAAGGGAACTGAATTTGAAGGTGCTTTGATATCCCTATTCTACTGTTTCTTCACTAAAGGTAACAAATTGTCGGCCTTCAGGGATGCATTTTATCGTTCACATGCTCCAAATGTGACGAACCTCCTTGCTACGGCTCTTATTTTCACAATAGTAATATACCTTCAAGGTTTTAGGGTCGATCTTCCAATAAAGTATCAAAATATGAGGGGACAAAGAAGTACTTATCCTATAAAGTTGTTTTATACCTCGAACATTCCCATTATTCTGCAAACTGCACTCGTTTCGAATTTGTATTTCTTTTCTCAACTTATATATAGGAGGTTTAAAAATAATCTCTTTGCTAATATTTTGGGACAATGGCAAGAAACGGAGCATGGATCATCAGTTCCCGTCGGAGGTATCGCATACTATATTTCCCCGCCGATTAACTTTAAGGAAATAATAAACGATCCCATCCACACTTTAGTCTACATTACTTTTGTTTTGGTATCCTGTGCTGTTTTTTCTAAGACATGGATTGAGATATCTGGTTCATCGGCCAAGGACGTTGCCAGGCAACTAAGAGATCAAAGAATCGGGATGGTGGGTTACCGTGATTCGCCGCCGTCTTTAACTAAGGTATTCGGTAGATATATTCCCACTGCAGCTGCATTCGGTGGAATGTGTATCGGAGCTTTGACTATTCTTGCGGATTTTCTGGGGGCTCTAGGAAGTGGGACTGGTATTTTACTTGCCGTAACCATCATTTATCAGTACCATGAGATGATGGCGAAAGAGCAAGAAAGAAGCGGTTCCCTAATGTACACATGA
- a CDS encoding ATP synthase (E/31 kDa) subunit family protein, with product MDDIEAQRQIKQMVNFILNEAKDKAEEIESSAIEDFNVQKMTLFQQKKDEIKLKITRKISMLKLEKIRAHNSASREIQDHVVRHQATMIETIAMEAMEKIKAQMSNVEDYRAALVLLILKGLMSLASSNVLIRCRKEDVGIVQQSIEQAKVQYQKMARETFGTSSDLNASIDSDTYLPPEKIGVIVTTHNGKVECNCTFASRLQAYCEKLIPEFKTAIFK from the exons ATG GATGATATAGAGGCACAGCGTCAGATCAAGCAGATGGTAAACTTCATTCTGAATGAGGCGAAGGATAAGGCCGAAGAAATAGAGTCAAGCGCAATTGAAGATTTCAATGTGCAAAAGATGACGCTATTTCAACAAAAAAAGGATGAGATCAAATTAAAAATTACTAGAAAGATAAGCATGTTAAAACTTGAGAAGATAAGGGCTCATAACTCTGCCTCAAGGGAGATCCAGGATCATGTAGTAAGACATCAAGCTACCATGATAGAAACCATTGCAATGGAGGCCATGGAAAAAATCAAAGCGCAAATGTCTAACGTTGAGGATTACAGGGCTGCACTAGTCTTGTTAATACTAAAAGGGCTTATGTCGCTGGCCAGCAGTAATGTACTCATTAGGTGCCGCAAAGAAGATGTAGGCATAGTACAACAAAGCATTGAACAGGCAAAGGTACAATATCAAAAAATGGCACGTGAAACTTTTGGAACATCATCTGATCTAAATGCATCGATCGACTCAGATACATACTTACCACCCGAAAAAATAGGTGTCATAGTAACAACGCACAATGGAAAGGTAGAATGCAACTGTACCTTTGCGTCTAGATTACAAGCATATTGTGAGAAACTCATTCCCGAATTTAAAACTGCAATATTCAAGTAA
- a CDS encoding AP2 domain family protein gives MATPTVLDPLLVLCRRYASTRSYKQPTKEVLHPYVNEPQRLSLKPRNATAVTIGSQIYFPKNYYTDLMIESSRSGDFLGSDFPFGFSSKQNVWRTRKYNILNNSVPNVVSKEKSVNYYHRLQVWSTHWYENKIHRMRRFKCAYGFNRAKTAAEILKKNLLLTGRIDNLKTEEQRRLDLNKIRSIKSLKGSYQRK, from the exons ATGGCTACTCCAACTGTATTAGATCCATTGTTGGTACTTTGTAGAAGGTACGCTTCGACGCGAAGCTACAAGCAACCTACCAAAGAAGTCTTACATCCGTATGTGAATG AACCTCAACGACTCAGTTTGAAACCTCGAAATGCTACTGCCGTTACGATTGGTTCtcaaatatattttccaaAAAATTATTACACTGATCTG ATGATAGAATCGTCTCGTAGCGGCGATTTTTTAGGCTCAGATTTTCCTTTTGGCTTCTCAAGCAAACAGAATGTTTGGAGAACTAGAAAATACAATATCTTGAATAATTCAGTGCCAAATGTAGTTTCAAAAGAAAAATCTGTGAATTATTATCACAG ATTGCAAGTGTGGTCAACGCATTGGTATGAAAATAAAATCCATCGAATGAGAAGGTTTAAATGTGCTTATGGATTTAACAGAGCGAAAACCGCTGCTGAAATTTTAAAAAAAAACCTCCTCCTAACAGGTCGAATAGATAATTTAAAGACAGAAGAACAGCGACGCTTGGATCTAAATAAAATTAGGTCAATTAAATCACTAAAGGGATCGTATCAAAgaaaataa